One part of the Prunus persica cultivar Lovell chromosome G5, Prunus_persica_NCBIv2, whole genome shotgun sequence genome encodes these proteins:
- the LOC18777454 gene encoding protein YABBY 4, with translation MSSSSSASTLSLDHLPPSEQLCYVHCNICDTVLAVSVPCTSLFKTVTVRCGHCTNLLPVNMRGLLLPSPNQFHHLGHSFFSSPNNSHNLLEEIPNPAPNFLMNQTSVNDFAVRPRGGADELPRPPAITRPPEKRQRVPSAYNRFIKDEIQRIKSVNPDISHREAFSAAAKNWAHFPHIHFGLMPDQTVKKTNVRQQEGEDVLMKDGFFASANNVRVSPY, from the exons ATGTCATCATCCTCTTCTGCTTCAACCTTGTCCCTCGACCACCTCCCTCCTTCCGAGCAGCTTTGCTATGTCCACTGCAACATTTGCGACACTGTCCTTGCG GTGAGTGTTCCTTGCACAAGTTTGTTCAAGACTGTGACGGTGCGATGCGGGCACTGCACCAATCTGCTTCCAGTGAACATGCGTGGGCTGCTTCTCCCTTCGCCCAATCAGTTTCATCATCTTGGTCACTCTTTCTTCTCATCCCCTAATAATTCCCATAATCTTCTG GAAGAGATACCAAATCCAGCCCCAAACTTTCTGATGAACCAAACTAGCGTGAATGACTTTGCTGTACGACCAAGAGGAGGAGCTGATGAACTTCCAAGGCCCCCAGCTATTACCAGAC CCCCGGAGAAGAGACAGAGAGTCCCCTCTGCGTACAACCGTTTCATCAA GGACGAGATCCAACGCATCAAGTCTGTGAATCCTGATATATCCCATAGAGAGGCCTTCAGTGCAGCTGCTAAGAat TGGGCCCACTTTCCACACATTCACTTTGGTCTCATGCCTGACCAGACTGTGAAGAAGACAAACGTGCGCCAGCAG GAAGGAGAGGATGTTCTGATGAAAGATGGGTTTTTTGCTTCAGCTAATAACGTTCGTGTCTCTCCTTACTAA